In Mycolicibacterium nivoides, the DNA window AGGCCGTGGGTGTTTCGGTTCAGCAGATCGATGGACAGGATCATCTGCAGCAGGTTGGTGCCGACCGCACGATGGGTGATCTCCACTCCGACCGGCGGACGCGTCGACCCCGAGGTGTACTGAAGGTGGGAGATGTCGTCGGGATCGACCGGGATCGGGGTGAAACCGTCCCCCTCGGAACCGGGCACCTTGTCGATGAGCTCGACCCGGGGGCGCACGGACTCCGGCATCTTCGCCAGGAACTCCTGCACCGCGGCATCGGCTGCGGCGGTGGTGAGCACTGTGGTCGGTCGGGAATCGAGCAGCGCGGTCTCGAGTCGTTCGGCGTGGCCCTGCAGTTCCGGCGCGAACAGCGGCACCGCGATGTTCCCGGCCTTGATCGCCGCGAAGAAGCCGACGACATAGTCGAGACCCTGTGGCGCGAGGACGGCGACGCGGTCACCGCGCGCGGCGACCTGCTGCAGCCGCGCAGAGACGGCACGGAGCCGCACGCCCAGCTGCGTCCAGGTCAGCTCGACGACCTCGTCCTCGGCGTGGCTGTGGTCCAGGTAGCGGTAGGCGACCAGATCGCCGACATGAGCGATGTTGCGGTCGATGAGCGATATCAGGGTCGTCCCCGGAGGCAGCACGATGCCGCCGGCCTCGTCGAGGCAGTCCTCGATGCGAAGCAGGCCCGCCGGGGCCTCGTATTGAACCTGGGTGCCGCTGTCCATGACCGCAGTCTAGGTCGCGGCTCCCTCGAGGAGGGTTGCCAGCTGCTCGAACGTGAGGATCCATCCGCTGTGGAAACTGTCGAATTCCTCTGGCGGCAAAAGGGAATGCTCGATCGACATCATCGTCTGCCCGTCGCCGGCCGGCTCGAATTCGACGTTGACGATGCTGACCACGGTCGGGTCGATCCAGTTCGAGTTGCTCCAGGTGAAGCGCAGCACGCGGGGCCGCTCGATGGCCAGGAACTGCCCGGTGATCAGTACGCTCGTGCCGGAATCATCGACGTCGAACCGAACGATCCCGCCCACCCGGGGTTCCACCGACACCTCGACGCAGTGAACCGGGCGCGGGCACATCCACTCCCGCAGCGACTCCGGGTCGAGCCACTGGTCGAACACCACATCGGGGGTCGCGGGCATCAGTCGTCGCACGCGGACCGTCGGCGCGTCGGTCATCGGGAATCCGCCTGACGCCGTAACCGTGCGGCCAGCGCATCTGCCCGGCTCGACCAGAAATCGGTCTGCTCGCTCATCCACTGCTGGGCCATCGTCAACCCGTCCTGCCTGAGAGACACCCAGTGCTCGCGACCACGGACTTCGCGCTGCACCAGGCCGGCGGCTTCGAGGACCCCGATGTGACGCGAGACGCCGGCGAAGGTCATGGGCAACGGTGCGGCCAGGTCGCTGATGCGGGCGTCGCCTTCCCTCAGAGCCTCCAGCAGCCGCCGCCGGGTCGAATCGGCCAGGGCCGAATATGCGCGGTCCAGAACTTGATCTTCAACCACCTTGTTGACTATAGCCGCGGGTCGTGGTTCCCTCGAGAAAGGTTATTCAACTGAGTTGTTTAACGTTGGATGAGCGCCGCAAGGGACCGACGACGGGAGTCACCGTGAAGAATCCACCGATCGTGCCGGCAGCGGAATGGCAGGCCGCACTCGACGAAATGCTGGTCAAGGAAAAAGAATTCACCCGCGCACGCGACCGGCTCGCGGCGCTGCGCCGGCGCATGCCATGGACGCCGGTGAGCAAGGACTACGAGTTCGAAGGACCCGACGGCAAGGCCACCCTGCTCGACCTGTTCGCCGGGCGCCGGCAGCTGATCGTGTACCGCGCCTTCCTCGATCCCGGTGTGCACGGCTGGCCGGAGCACGGTTGTGTCGGCTGTTCGTTGATGGCCGACCACATCGGCAACCTGGCCCACCTCAACGCCCGCGACACCACATTCGTCTACGCCTCCCGCGGGTCGCAGGCCGACATCGCCCGGATCAAGGCGCGTATGGGGTGGAGCCACCCCTGGTACACCATGGTCCCCCGGGCCGGCGCAGAGTTCGACGTGGACTTCGGCGTCGATGAATGGCACGGCACCAATGCCTTCATTCGTGACGGTGACCAGGTCTTCCGCACCTACTTCATCAACGACCGGGGCGACGAGGCGTTCGTCAACACCTGGAACCTCCTGGACATGACCGCGCTCGGCCGTCAGGAGAGCTGGGAGGACTCGCCGCCGGGCTACCCGCAGACCAAGCCTTACGAGTGGTGGTCCTGGCACGACACCTACGTCGAGCATCAGCCGTCACGGTGGTTCGGTGACCCGGATCCCGACAACCCCCACGATCCGCGCCCGCCACGCGATGACTGCGCCGCCTGCGGGAGCAACTGACCCACCGCGGGCAGAGCCGCGGCACTCATTGGAGAAGATGGGCGGGTGACGCAATCTCCGCTGACCGTCCCCGCTCTGCTACGGAACAGTGTCGCCGAGTTCGGTGAATCCGTCTACCTGGTCACCCCCACCGAACGGCTGACCTACCTCGACGCCGACCGACGGTCCGCGCGCCTGGCGCGGTGGCTACTGCACCAAGGGGTCGGCAAGGGCAGTCGCGTCGGCCTGTTCTTCCCCAACGGCGCCGAGTGGGTCACCTGGTGGCTCGCGGTGTCGCGGATCGGCGCGGTGGCCGTGCCCCTGAGCACGCTGTACACACCCGCCGAGATCGCAAAGGTGTTGCGCCTGGCCGACATCGGGCTGCTCATCGGTCCCAGCACGGTGCTGAACATCGATGTCGCCGAACGGTTGGAGGCAGCACTGCCCGAACTGGCGGAACACTCCACGAGCCGGCTGGCCCTGAGCGCCGCCCCCTATCTGCGCCGCATCGCGCTGACCGGCGCCGACGATCGGGCGTGGGCGTCACGCGGATGCGACGAGGGCGCCGACGAGGTGCCGGTCGAGATCCTGGCCGCCGCCGAAGCCGAGGTCTCCCCCGCCGACCTCGCCATCATGGTGCACACGTCCGGGTCCACCGCCGATCCCAAAGGCGTCCTGCACACCCATGGGACGCTCGTGCGTCAGACCTCGACCTGGCCTGCCGCCATCCGGGCGGTCACCGGGTCACAGGACCGGTCCCGGATCCTGTGCGCCATGCCGTTCTTCTGGATCGGCGGACTGCTCGCGGTGACCGGTGCCCTGCACGAACCCGTCACCCTGGTGGTCATGCCGAAACTGGATCCGGAAACCGCGCTGGACCTGGCTGAGCGGGAACACATCACCGGGATCGTGGGCTGGCCGGCGTTCACCCAGCGGTTGCGCGACCATCCGTCGTTCGCCGACCGCGACCTGAGCAGCGCACCGATGCTGCGCGACGGCCCGCTGGACATCGCCATGACCGATGTGCCCGACGGATTTCCGGTGCACCGCACCATGTCCGAGACCGCAGGCGGCTTCGTCTTCACCGACATGGCCATCGTCGACGAGCACGGCTCCCCGGTCCCATCCGGGGAGACCGGCGAACTCCTGGTCCGCGGCATCGGGGTCATGGCCGGGTACAACAAGCGCGAACGGTCGGACACCTTCGACGCCGACGGTTGGTACCACACCGGCGACAAGGTGTACCGGCGCGACGGCGATCCCCGCCTGTTCTATGTCGGGCGCACCACCGATCTGATCAAGGCCGCCGGGGCCAATGTCTCCCCGCTGGAAGTCGAGGCCGTCATCGCCGCGTCTGCCGACGTAGCGCAGTGTGTGGTCGTCGGCGTCGACGATCCGCGACGCGGCGAGGAGGTCTGCGCGGTCCTGGTACCCACCGCGGATCTCGACCTGAGAGCCCTGGCCGCCTACGCTCGGGAACAATTGTCCGCCTACAAGGTGCCGACCCGGTGGGCGCTGGCCACCGGTGACCGGATACCGACCCTGTCCAGCGGGAAGTTCGACCGGAAAGCCCTGCGGCAGTTGATCATCGACGAAGAGATCGAGACGGTACGCCTGCAGCCGGCGCACCCACCCGCAAGCTGATCATGCCGCGCTGAACCGTACCGGCATCGAATGGATGCCGTTCATCAGATTCGAACGCACCCGCCGCACCGGCCCGGTGACCTCGAGATCCCTCATCCGGTGCAGGATTTCGGGGAAGATGGCCGCCGCCTCCACCCTGGCCAGATTCGCGCCGAGGCAGAAATGTGTCCCGCCGCCACCGAAAGCCAAGTGCGGATTCGGGTTTCGGCCGATGTCGAACCCGTCAGGATCGGAAAAATGCGCCTCGTCGCGGTTGGCCGACGGGAAGAACATCGCCACCCGATCACCTTCGGCGATGCGAATGCCATGCAGTTCGGTGTCTTTCGTCGCCGTGCGGGTGAACGCGGTCACCGGACTGACATAGCGGAGCATCTCCTCGACCGCCGTGGACAGCAGCCCCGGGTCGGCCACCAGCCGAGCGAGTTCGTCCGGGTGCTCCATCAGTGCCAATGTGCCCGCCGAGACCAGGTTGCGGGTCGTGTCTCCCCCGGCATTGATCATCAACAGGAAGAACATGTTGAACTCGAGGTCGGTGAGGCGCCGGCCGTCCACCTCGGCATCGAGCAGCGCGGTCGCGATGTCATCGCCGGGTTCGGCACGCTTGCGTTGCGCCAGCGCAGAGGCGTACTCGAACATCTCGATCTGAGCCTGCAGCACCGTATCTGTGGCTTCACCGACGTGCTCCGAGTTCATCGTTTCCGTGAGGTGGTACAAGCGGCGACCGTCCTCGTGGGAGATGCCGAGGAGTTCGGCGATCACATACGACGGCAATGCGCCCGCGATGTCGGACACGAATTCGCACTCACCGCGGTCCAGTACCCCGTCGACGATCTCGGCGGCCAGGCAACCGAGCCGCTCCCGCAGCTGGGCGACATGCCGCGGGGTGAAACCCTTGCTGACAAGCGTCCGGAGTCCGCTGTGCCGCGGTGGATCCATCGTCAGCATCATGAGCTCGAGTTGATACGAATTCTCCGGCAGCGGAACGTCGAAGAGCACTCCGGTCCGCTGCGAGGACCACGTCGCGCTGTCCCGGGACACAGCGAGGATCTCGTCGTAACCGGTGAGTGCCAAGAAGCCCGCCCCATCCGAGTACGGATGCCAGGCGACAGGCGCCCGGCGCCGAAGTTCCCGGAATGCCTCGAACGGCATACCCGCCTCGTAGACCGCTGGATCGGTCAGGTCCACACCGCTGATGCTGACCGCATCGTCGACCATGTCGTGACGGTAGTGCACCGCAGCGCCCGGATAATCAGAATCGCTCGATCAGATCGCGGAATCCGGCGGCAGGCTGCACGAACGCACCCGCATCGCGAACCCTCGCGGCCAGCCCGCTGTCCGATGTCACGACGGTGATCTCGCCGGGGCGAGCAGAAGCCCCGACCAGCCGCACAATCTCGTCGTCGGCGGAGTTCGCGGCGGCCCGGGGAGCGCTACCCACATCGACGACAGCAGACTCGATCGGCGGTGTCGTCGGCCCTTCGAACACCACCGTGACAAGGTGTCCCCCGGCCGCGGCCCAACGCTCGAGCCGCTCGACCAACCCGGCCATCGCACCGCGCCGGTCCTTCCACCAACCGTCAGGCCGAGAGCCGATGACGTTCATGCCGTCCACGATCCAGCGCACCCAACCGACGGTACGGGCACACCGCATGCACAACCGGCCGAATCGGGGTTGACTGGACTGTCTCAGCCGGGCGCACGCGCGGAGGAAGGAGCACCGACATGGTGGCCGAATCAGGTGGTGGTGCGCCCGTGGAGCCGGCGAAGGCCCGGCATATCCGGTTGACCTCCCACAGTGCGGCAGCGGGTACCCCGACGATCCGATGGGCCGCGCCGAGCGCTGCCGAGCGCGGTCCGGTGATCGGCACCACCACCACACGCGCGCACCGCAATGTCATCGGCACACACAGCGGCTCGTACAGCGTCTACCGGGCATTGGCCGTCGCCGCGGGCGCGCTCTCGCCGGAGCACCGTGCCGATCTGACCAACACCTCGCCCACCGACGTGGTCGGGCCGTATCCACAGTGGAGCCAACCAGAGGCGATCGTCAGCCTGGATCCGTGGGGCGCGATGGTCTCCGATGCATTCGCCGCTGAACTGGCCGCCGGATACGACATCCGGCCGACCATCGCGGTGACCAAGGCCCACGTGATCGTGCCGGAGATCGCCGCGGCCATCGCTGCCGGCCGGCTGCACCCGGACGGCCATGTGCTGCTGGAAAGCGGTGCGGCACTGGTGACGAAGGCCGCCATCGAACCGGTGTGGTTCCTTCCGGGGGTGGCCGCCCGGTTCGGCTGCACGGAGACCGCATTGCGCCGGGTGTTGTTCGAGGAGACCGGGGGCATGTACCCCGAACTCGTCACCCGTGGCGATCTCGAGGTGTTTCTGCCCCCGATCGGCGGGCAGACCGTCTACATCTTCGGCGCACCAGACGATCTGGCTGATCCGACGGTGGAACTGACCGCACGGGTACACGACGAGTGCAACGGGTCGGACGTCTTCGGCTCCGACATCTGTACCTGCAGGCCCTATCTCACGCATGCCATCGAGGAATGTATCGCCGGGGCGCAGCGCGGAGGGGTCGGTTTGGTCGCCTATGCGCGCAAAGAAGGCCGCGCACTCGGTGAGGTGACCAAATTCCTGGTCTACAACGCACGCAAACGCCAGCACGGCGGCGACACCGCCGACCAGTACTTCGCCCGCACCGAATGCGTGGCGGGCGTGCAGGATATGCGGTTCCAAGAGCTCATGCCCGATGTCCTGCACTGGTTGGGGGTCAGAAAGATCCACCGCCTGGTATCGATGAGCAACATGAAATACGACGCGATCACCGGTTCGGGGATCGAGGTCGGCGAGCGGGTCAACATCCCCGACGACCTGATCCCGGCCGATGCCCGGGTCGAGATCGACGCGAAGATGGCCGCCGGTTACTTCACCCCGGGCCCGGTGCCCGGCACCGACGAACTCAAGATCGCCAAGGGCCGCGGGCTCACCCCATGACCACAACCCTGGACGGCTCGGCGGCTGTCGCGGCCCTGCGCACCACCTCCGCGATCCGCGAACGGGCCCGACACCTCCTGCAGCGGGCGCGGACCGGCGACTCCCCCTGGTTCCTGGTCGACGATGACGCCCTGGCCCATGCCGCCGTAGAGGTCGCCGACGTCACGCGTAACCGATACCCCACGCTCGCCATCCCCTACCACAGCCGGTGGCGCCATTTCGAGGCCGGCGGCAGGGACCGCCGCGCGGAATTGGCCACGCGCACAACCCATGTGGATGCTGACGTCCGGGCCCGCTCGATGATCGACCTGGCGGTGGTGAGTGTGTTGCTGGACGCCGGCGCCGGAACCGACTGGCATTACCTCGAACCCGGTACCGGCCTTGCGCTGACCCGCTCGGAAGGGCTGGGGGTGGCCAGTTGGCACGCCTTCTGCGGTGGGCTGTTCTCCAGCGACGCGGGCGATCCGCTGCGGGCCGATGCCGCCGCGCTGCGCCGCCTCGACGACGAGAGCCTGGCTGCCGCCTTCCAGGTGGACTCCGGCAATCCGTTGCTCGGGCTGGCCGGCCGGGTGCAGCTGCTGCGCCGCCTGGGCACGCAACTGGCCGCTCGCCCTGACGTATTCGGCCCGCACGGCCGGCCCGGCGGACTGTTCGACACGGTGACAGGCCCGACCGTCGCGGCCCACGACCTGCTCTCGACGGTGTTGGACACGTTGTCCGGAGTGTGGCTCACGGGTAATGCCATCGGTGGTCAACCGCTCGGTGACTGCTGGCGGCATGAGGCGGTTCCCGGTCCCGGCCTCTCGCGTGGATGGATGCCGTTTCACAAGCTGTCCCAATGGTTGACCTACTCGCTTCTGGAACCTTTCGAATGGGCAGGCGTCGCGGTCACCGATCTCGATGCCCTGACCGGGCTGCCCGAGTACCGCAACGGCGGTCTCCTGCTGGACACCGGTGTACTGCGGTTACGTGATCCCGCAGTCGCGCAGTCGGACTGGGCGGTGGATGACGAGATCGTAGTCGAATGGCGGGCACTGACCGTCGCGCTGCTCGACGAACTGGCGCCGCTGGTCCGCCATGAGCTGGCGGCTCCGCGACTGCCGCTGGCCTGCGTACTGGAGGGAGGGACCTGGGCGACCGGGCGTGCACTCGCGGCACGCCTGCGCGATGGCCGCCCACCGTTGTCCATCATCAGCGACGGCACGGTCTTCTAGGAGGACACCATGGGCAACCTGCATGTCATCGACCATCCGCTGGTCCAGCACAAGCTGACACTGATGCGGCAGAAGGATGTGTCCACCAAAGGATTCCGCCAGCTGCTCAACGAGATCTCGATGCTGATGAGCTATGAGGTGCTGCGCGACATCCCGGTGCACGAGATCGACATCGAGACACCGCTGGAATCCACGACGGGAGCCGTGATCGACGGCAAGAAACTGGTGTTCGTGTCCATCCTGCGGGCCGGCAGCGGCATCCTGGACGGCATGCTCAGCGTGATGCCGAATGCCCGAGTCGGCCATATCGGCCTGTACCGCGATCCGAAGACCCGGGTGGCCGTGGAGTACTACTGCAAGCTTCCGAGCGACCTGCACGAACGGGATGTGGTGGTCGTCGATCCCATGCTGGCCACCGGTAACTCCGCCGTCGCGGCCATCGACCGCATCAAGGAATATGAGCCCCGCTCCATCAAGTTCGTCTGCCTGTTGACGTGTCCGGAAGGCGTCGAGGCGATGCACCGGGCGCATCCGGAGGTTCCGATCTACGCCGCGGCACTGGATCGGGAACTCGACGAGCAGGGCTACATCGTTCCCGGCGTGGGCGATGCCGGTGACCGGATCTTCGGGACCAAGTGACGGTGTTCGGCCAGGGCCAGTAGCCTCTGGCCGCATGGATGCCGTTCAGGAAGCGCCGACCGCACCGGTCTGGCCCGCTCACCGCTGGGGACTGGGTGCCTTCGTCGTCGTCGAGGCCGTCTATCTGCTCACCTCGGCATCCTTCGGCCTGTTGGCTCCCTCGGGCCCACCGCCGGCCTGGTTGATCACGGTGGCGATCGGGGTGCCCACCCTCGTCGCCGCGGCCTGCGCCATAGGAATCGCGAAGTGGCGGGGCAACGGTCCCCGCATCGACTTCCGGTGGCAATGGTCCTGGCGCGCCGTGGGTCTCGGTCTGGCCTTCGGCATCGGCGGACTGTTCGTCACACTGCCGGCGGCGTTGCTCTACCAGTCGATCGTCGGACCGGACGCGACCTCGGCCGTGGGAGGCATCTACGAGGGCGTGCGGACCACCTGGCCCCTGGCGGTTGCCGTCCTGCTCCTGGTGGCCGTCATCGCCCCGATCTGCGAGGAGGTGGTGTACCGCGGCCTGCTCTGGGGAGCGCTCGAACAGCGGTGGGGGCGCGTCATCGCCGTGACCGTGTCCACCCTGGTATTCGCCCTGGCCCACCTGGAACCGCAGCGGGCCCCGTTGCTACTGGTGGTGGCGGTGCCAATTGCGTTGGCCCGGTTGTATTCCGGAAGTTTGTGGGGCGGCATCATCGCGCACCAGGTGACCAACCTGCTGCCCGGCATGGTGATGATGTTCAGCCTGCTCGGGATGATGC includes these proteins:
- a CDS encoding SRPBCC family protein produces the protein MTDAPTVRVRRLMPATPDVVFDQWLDPESLREWMCPRPVHCVEVSVEPRVGGIVRFDVDDSGTSVLITGQFLAIERPRVLRFTWSNSNWIDPTVVSIVNVEFEPAGDGQTMMSIEHSLLPPEEFDSFHSGWILTFEQLATLLEGAAT
- a CDS encoding ArsR/SmtB family transcription factor — its product is MVEDQVLDRAYSALADSTRRRLLEALREGDARISDLAAPLPMTFAGVSRHIGVLEAAGLVQREVRGREHWVSLRQDGLTMAQQWMSEQTDFWSSRADALAARLRRQADSR
- a CDS encoding DUF899 domain-containing protein produces the protein MKNPPIVPAAEWQAALDEMLVKEKEFTRARDRLAALRRRMPWTPVSKDYEFEGPDGKATLLDLFAGRRQLIVYRAFLDPGVHGWPEHGCVGCSLMADHIGNLAHLNARDTTFVYASRGSQADIARIKARMGWSHPWYTMVPRAGAEFDVDFGVDEWHGTNAFIRDGDQVFRTYFINDRGDEAFVNTWNLLDMTALGRQESWEDSPPGYPQTKPYEWWSWHDTYVEHQPSRWFGDPDPDNPHDPRPPRDDCAACGSN
- a CDS encoding class I adenylate-forming enzyme family protein, whose protein sequence is MTQSPLTVPALLRNSVAEFGESVYLVTPTERLTYLDADRRSARLARWLLHQGVGKGSRVGLFFPNGAEWVTWWLAVSRIGAVAVPLSTLYTPAEIAKVLRLADIGLLIGPSTVLNIDVAERLEAALPELAEHSTSRLALSAAPYLRRIALTGADDRAWASRGCDEGADEVPVEILAAAEAEVSPADLAIMVHTSGSTADPKGVLHTHGTLVRQTSTWPAAIRAVTGSQDRSRILCAMPFFWIGGLLAVTGALHEPVTLVVMPKLDPETALDLAEREHITGIVGWPAFTQRLRDHPSFADRDLSSAPMLRDGPLDIAMTDVPDGFPVHRTMSETAGGFVFTDMAIVDEHGSPVPSGETGELLVRGIGVMAGYNKRERSDTFDADGWYHTGDKVYRRDGDPRLFYVGRTTDLIKAAGANVSPLEVEAVIAASADVAQCVVVGVDDPRRGEEVCAVLVPTADLDLRALAAYAREQLSAYKVPTRWALATGDRIPTLSSGKFDRKALRQLIIDEEIETVRLQPAHPPAS
- a CDS encoding cytochrome P450, producing MDLTDPAVYEAGMPFEAFRELRRRAPVAWHPYSDGAGFLALTGYDEILAVSRDSATWSSQRTGVLFDVPLPENSYQLELMMLTMDPPRHSGLRTLVSKGFTPRHVAQLRERLGCLAAEIVDGVLDRGECEFVSDIAGALPSYVIAELLGISHEDGRRLYHLTETMNSEHVGEATDTVLQAQIEMFEYASALAQRKRAEPGDDIATALLDAEVDGRRLTDLEFNMFFLLMINAGGDTTRNLVSAGTLALMEHPDELARLVADPGLLSTAVEEMLRYVSPVTAFTRTATKDTELHGIRIAEGDRVAMFFPSANRDEAHFSDPDGFDIGRNPNPHLAFGGGGTHFCLGANLARVEAAAIFPEILHRMRDLEVTGPVRRVRSNLMNGIHSMPVRFSAA
- a CDS encoding NYN domain-containing protein codes for the protein MRWIVDGMNVIGSRPDGWWKDRRGAMAGLVERLERWAAAGGHLVTVVFEGPTTPPIESAVVDVGSAPRAAANSADDEIVRLVGASARPGEITVVTSDSGLAARVRDAGAFVQPAAGFRDLIERF
- a CDS encoding GTP cyclohydrolase II, with protein sequence MVAESGGGAPVEPAKARHIRLTSHSAAAGTPTIRWAAPSAAERGPVIGTTTTRAHRNVIGTHSGSYSVYRALAVAAGALSPEHRADLTNTSPTDVVGPYPQWSQPEAIVSLDPWGAMVSDAFAAELAAGYDIRPTIAVTKAHVIVPEIAAAIAAGRLHPDGHVLLESGAALVTKAAIEPVWFLPGVAARFGCTETALRRVLFEETGGMYPELVTRGDLEVFLPPIGGQTVYIFGAPDDLADPTVELTARVHDECNGSDVFGSDICTCRPYLTHAIEECIAGAQRGGVGLVAYARKEGRALGEVTKFLVYNARKRQHGGDTADQYFARTECVAGVQDMRFQELMPDVLHWLGVRKIHRLVSMSNMKYDAITGSGIEVGERVNIPDDLIPADARVEIDAKMAAGYFTPGPVPGTDELKIAKGRGLTP
- a CDS encoding URC4/urg3 family protein produces the protein MTTTLDGSAAVAALRTTSAIRERARHLLQRARTGDSPWFLVDDDALAHAAVEVADVTRNRYPTLAIPYHSRWRHFEAGGRDRRAELATRTTHVDADVRARSMIDLAVVSVLLDAGAGTDWHYLEPGTGLALTRSEGLGVASWHAFCGGLFSSDAGDPLRADAAALRRLDDESLAAAFQVDSGNPLLGLAGRVQLLRRLGTQLAARPDVFGPHGRPGGLFDTVTGPTVAAHDLLSTVLDTLSGVWLTGNAIGGQPLGDCWRHEAVPGPGLSRGWMPFHKLSQWLTYSLLEPFEWAGVAVTDLDALTGLPEYRNGGLLLDTGVLRLRDPAVAQSDWAVDDEIVVEWRALTVALLDELAPLVRHELAAPRLPLACVLEGGTWATGRALAARLRDGRPPLSIISDGTVF
- the upp gene encoding uracil phosphoribosyltransferase, with protein sequence MGNLHVIDHPLVQHKLTLMRQKDVSTKGFRQLLNEISMLMSYEVLRDIPVHEIDIETPLESTTGAVIDGKKLVFVSILRAGSGILDGMLSVMPNARVGHIGLYRDPKTRVAVEYYCKLPSDLHERDVVVVDPMLATGNSAVAAIDRIKEYEPRSIKFVCLLTCPEGVEAMHRAHPEVPIYAAALDRELDEQGYIVPGVGDAGDRIFGTK
- a CDS encoding CPBP family intramembrane glutamic endopeptidase, with translation MDAVQEAPTAPVWPAHRWGLGAFVVVEAVYLLTSASFGLLAPSGPPPAWLITVAIGVPTLVAAACAIGIAKWRGNGPRIDFRWQWSWRAVGLGLAFGIGGLFVTLPAALLYQSIVGPDATSAVGGIYEGVRTTWPLAVAVLLLVAVIAPICEEVVYRGLLWGALEQRWGRVIAVTVSTLVFALAHLEPQRAPLLLVVAVPIALARLYSGSLWGGIIAHQVTNLLPGMVMMFSLLGMMPTG